In Mercenaria mercenaria strain notata chromosome 15, MADL_Memer_1, whole genome shotgun sequence, a single genomic region encodes these proteins:
- the LOC123550153 gene encoding alpha-mannosidase 2-like: MNKMISVRKCLFRLCILYIGVLTLLFIFMSHIYITELMTDVLKQEILMNDSKPEIAIDFTVNDVLDHIIHERHGHFVSSKCIDKLNITRNPAKRNFSTEPLKVIVVPHSHNDPGYKKTFSEYFTRRTSKILSLVVEKLYKYHDMTFVWPEICFIEKWWNNQNKTIRNKFKYLVKSGRLELTSGAWVIPDEATPHYFAYLDQMIEGHVWVKRHFGVKPVATFDMDQFSLSSSVRFLMKEAGIKFAVVKRIHLGMKDYFMKHHLMNFYWKTPSDQTLFVQIEPYEWLSFPDSCGPSRDICSDLDLGHDIELPGPGSLEMDKPIRLFHHRYSNLSTFADRVVEQLKLKSSGYLHNVLLLPHGDDFRYNTADEWDWQYKNTKALMQFINSNKRYNVRMEFGTLKDYFAEVKTRSEIYRLQYPIISGDFVPFTQGLYYWSGFFTTRQYLKRLGRKLQESVRAADILAALLVLSGKVPEMSLKKAPLVLRKLVDARRELDLFQHHDAITGTSSERVVKDYEKRLLSALFTSQQVMASLVELIIYGSRTDTETENGDAANENYIERDILQSPRGKSVVPTSIENMIKKESDVGRSQNIEKDTNLILYNDFTQERSEIVAFSVSSPYIVITGPTGANFSFDFFRQGERSKIYFETRLPPLSISSFKISKSHHSVSGKAIDVSNYDTRDTSDTGNLKCENSEVNITFSSYDGSPQIICYKSENFCTKLKIYWRHFIQTGGAYTLSLSSESKNLLTSRLNIRKLSGSKQCVVEVSHKLIKVEYMLKNTTGVNGRYLQVNVHTDLSPANSGNFVGELAMRVVTQVRNGDTFYTDSNSLQLLKRKFRKSLPFSANVYPISSMAAIKDDSQIFNIHSVQPHGVVGWEPGTLDVMIDRVALRTEMGLNQKVTDNKPTLTNLFLHFEQSENIKPDSKSDVMIPSRDSMLTNDLVQHPIESFYSREKDPLQKTAISFVQKNIPCEMVIANMKFLTDDKYELDGVSLTLFRRSTSGCNTVATHCGVQSKYALLSPDNLFEKSSRKNWTVKEMYLTHLKLKRTLSVNENVSFEEMDMKTFLFT; the protein is encoded by the exons atgaacaaaatgatTTCAGTTAGAAAGTGCTTATTTCGACTGTGTATTTTATATATCGGAGTATTAACATTGCTATTTATATTTATGagtcatatatatataacagaattaaTGACAGACGTTTTAAAGCAAGAAATTTTGATGAACGATTCTAAACCAGAAATAGCTATTGATTTTACTGTAAATGATGTTCTTGATCACATAATACATGAACGTCATGGACATTTTGTTAGTAGTAAATGTATTGACAAATTAAATATCACTAGGAATCCCGCAAAGCGCAACTTTAGCACAGAACCATTGAAGGTCATTGTCGTTCCACATTCACATAATGATCCCGGGTATAAGAAAACTTTCTCTGAATACTTCACCAGGAGAACGAGTAAAATCTTGTCATTAGTCGTTGAAAAACTGTATAAATACCATGACATGACTTTCGTTTGGCCGGAAATTTGCTTCATTGAAAAGTGGTGGAATAATCAGAATAAGACGATaaggaacaaatttaaatatttagtgaAGTCAGGTCGGCTGGAACTGACTTCCGGCGCATGGGTTATTCCGGATGAAGCTACGCCGCACTATTTTGCGTACTTGGATCAGATGATAGAAGGTCACGTCTGGGTTAAACGACATTTTGGCGTTAAGCCCGTTGCAACGTTTGATATGGACCAGTTTAGTTTATCTTCTTCGGTCCGATTTTTGATGAAGGAAGCTGGCATAAAATTTGCGGTCGTGAAAAGAATACACCTAGGTATGAAGGACTATTTTATGAAACACCACTTGATGAATTTCTACTGGAAAACCCCTTCGGATCAAACGTTATTTGTACAG ATTGAACCATACGAGTGGCTAAGTTTCCCCGACAGTTGCGGTCCATCTCGAGATATATGTTCAGACCTCGATCTGGGTCATGATATTGAACTTCCGGGTCCGGGTTCACTGGAAATGGATAAACCAATACGACTGTTCCATCACCGTTACAGCAATCTGTCTACATTTGCAGACAGAGTTGTAGAGCAGCTGAAACTTAAAAGTTCTGGATACTTGCATAATGTATTACTGTTGCCACATGGTGATGACTTTAGGTATAACACAGCAGATGAGTGGGACTGGCAGTACAAAAACACGAAAGCTTTAATGCAATTCATCAATTCAAATAAAAGATACAACGTACGAATGGAATTTGGTACTCTTAAGGACTACTTTGCGGAAGTAAAAACGAGGTCGGAGATATATCGGTTACAATATCCTATTATAAGTGGAGATTTTGTACCGTTTACACAGGGTCTTTACTATTGGAGTGGCTTTTTCACAACGAGGCAATATTTAAAAAGACTCGGCCGCAAACTTCAGGAATCCGTTCGAGCTGCAGACATTCTTGCTGCACTACTTGTTTTGAGCGGTAAAGTTCCTGAAATGTCTCTGAAAAAGGCCCCTTTAGTTTTACGTAAACTAGTCGACGCTAGAAGAGAGCTAGATCTGTTTCAGCACCATGACGCCATAACGGGCACTTCATCTGAACGCGTCGTGAAGGACTACGAAAAAAGACTATTATCTGCTTTGTTTACGTCACAGCAGGTCATGGCATCTCTTGTTGAGCTCATTATCTACGGAAGCCGCACTGATACAGAAACGGAGAATGGTGATGCTGCCAATGAAAACTATATTGAAAGAGACATCCTTCAGAGCCCGCGTGGCAAATCGGTTGTACCTACTTCCattgaaaacatgattaaaaaagaGTCAGATGTTGGCCGTTCTCAGAATATAGAAAAAGATACAAACTTAATTTTGTACAATGATTTTACTCAAGAAAGGTCGGAAATTGTAGCATTTTCAGTATCTAGTCCATATATAGTAATAACTGGTCCGACGGGAGCAAATTTCAGCTTTGATTTTTTTCGGCAAGGAGAACGGTCAAAAATATATTTCGAAACCAGGTTACCACCACTAAGTATTTcttctttcaaaatttctaaatcaCATCATTCTGTGTCTGGAAAAGCAATCGATGTCAGCAATTATGATACGCGTGACACGAGCGACACAGGaaatttaaaatgtgaaaatagtgAAGTGAATATTACGTTTTCTTCATATGATGGGTCACCGCAAATAATATGttacaaaagtgaaaatttcTGCACAAAGTTGAAAATCTATTGGCGTCATTTCATACAGACCGGAGGAGCATATACTCTGTCATTAAGCAGCGAAAGCAAAAATCTGTTAACATCTCGTTTAAACATACGTAAACTATCAGGCAGTAAGCAATGTGTTGTCGAAGTATCTCATAAATTGATAAAGGTTGAATACATGTTGAAAAATACAACCGGTGTCAATGGACGTTATCTTCAAGTGAATGTTCACACCGACCTTTCACCTGCTAACTCCGGGAACTTTGTCGGGGAACTTGCCATGAGGGTTGTTACTCAAGTAAGGAACGGCGACACTTTTTACACAGATTCAAACAGTTTACAACTTCTTAAACGGAAATTTAGGAAGTCTTTACCATTCTCTGCTAACGTATATCCCATTTCATCTATGGCCGCCATTAAAGACGATTCTCAAATCTTTAATATACACTCAGTTCAACCGCACGGTGTGGTTGGTTGGGAACCAGGTACTTTAGATGTTATGATAGACAGAGTTGCTCTTCGAACGGAAATGGGACTCAATCAAAAAGTAACGGATAACAAACCTACATTGACAAACCTTTTCCTTCATTTTGAGCAAAGTGAAAATATTAAACCGGACAGCAAATCAGACGTCATGATACCATCACGTGATAGCATGTTAACAAATGATCTAGTTCAGCATCCTATTGAAAGCTTTTATTCCAGAGAGAAAGACCCTTTGCAAAAGACTGCCATCAGCTTTGTACAAAAGAACATACCTTGTGAAATGGTTATAGCCAACATGAAATTTTTGACTGACGATAAATATGAACTTGATGGCGTTTCTTTAACTTTATTTCGTCGGTCAACATCAGGTTGTAACACAGTAGCAACGCACTGTGGTGTACAATCGAAATATGCCTTGCTTAGTCCAGACAACTTATTTGAGAAAAGTTCAAGAAAAAATTGGACGGTCAAAGAAATGTACTTAACACATCTGAAATTAAAGAGAACGCTTTCTGTAAACGAAAACGTTTCATTTGAAGAAATGGATATGAAGACATTcctatttacataa